From one Catenuloplanes nepalensis genomic stretch:
- a CDS encoding cysteine hydrolase family protein, with the protein MTQALIVVDVQESFRRGPRWGSVSVPDIAARVGRLVADARERGETVVWVLHAEPGIGGPFDPASGFVRMIDGLEPLPGEPVLTKTTRNAFTGTDLQRLLTLAGTRELAICGIQTEQCCETTARVAADLGFDVVFVTEATATFPIPHRSLIGRDWDEILADPRTLGTDAVVERTEYALAGRFATIRTVAEVVSR; encoded by the coding sequence ATGACACAAGCGCTTATCGTCGTCGACGTGCAGGAGTCGTTCCGCCGGGGCCCGCGCTGGGGCTCCGTGTCCGTGCCGGACATCGCCGCGCGCGTGGGCCGGCTCGTCGCGGATGCCCGGGAACGCGGCGAGACCGTGGTCTGGGTGCTGCACGCGGAGCCCGGCATCGGCGGCCCGTTCGACCCGGCGTCCGGCTTCGTCCGCATGATCGACGGGCTGGAGCCGCTGCCCGGCGAGCCGGTGCTCACCAAGACCACCCGAAACGCGTTCACCGGCACCGACCTGCAACGGCTGCTCACGCTGGCCGGGACCCGCGAGCTGGCGATCTGCGGCATCCAGACCGAGCAGTGCTGCGAGACCACCGCCCGGGTCGCGGCCGACCTCGGCTTCGACGTCGTCTTCGTGACCGAGGCGACCGCCACGTTCCCGATCCCGCACCGCTCCCTGATCGGCCGCGACTGGGACGAGATCCTGGCCGACCCGCGCACGCTCGGCACGGACGCGGTCGTCGAACGCACGGAATACGCGCTGGCCGGGCGGTTCGCCACCATCCGTACCGTGGCGGAGGTCGTGAGCCGTTGA
- a CDS encoding MerR family transcriptional regulator — MDLMTYTPAEAAEKTGLTLDTLRYYERSGLLNDVERTSGGRRVYTDAHLGWLDVLVCLRRTGMPIRQIQRFVDSAGRTQASVRLRILEAHRADVLREMEEQRRALGVIDGKIDAYRRLEKEEHPNE, encoded by the coding sequence ATGGACCTCATGACCTACACGCCGGCCGAGGCGGCGGAGAAGACCGGGCTGACGCTGGACACGCTGCGCTACTACGAGCGGTCCGGCCTGCTCAACGACGTGGAGCGGACCTCCGGCGGCCGGCGGGTCTACACCGATGCGCACCTCGGCTGGCTGGACGTGCTGGTCTGTCTGCGGCGGACCGGGATGCCGATCCGGCAGATCCAGCGGTTCGTGGACTCGGCCGGCCGCACGCAGGCGAGCGTGCGGCTGCGGATCCTGGAGGCGCATCGGGCGGACGTGCTGCGGGAGATGGAGGAGCAGCGGCGGGCGCTCGGGGTGATCGACGGCAAGATAGACGCGTATCGTCGGCTGGAGAAGGAGGAGCACCCGAACGAGTAA
- a CDS encoding alpha/beta hydrolase family protein, translating into MKILTALAASVLMLTATATAAQAAPGVALQLREPSGPYSVGARDLYLIDDDRADPWVPERRRELMITLWYPAVDDRGAPEPYATAEESRLILETIGAPGLPPDVLASVGTHARTNTAPKHGRWPVIVLSPGFSFPRNSLTGLAEDLASRGYLVVGVDHTYEAAAITFPDGRITTCLVCVLQGEGTVTGDQVGMSRAADVSFVLDSLGKRRDLHADWSRVAMAGHSMGGNAAARTILGDRRVDAGVNMDGGFFPAIGRPLDRPFLMLGAEERVPGAQRSWDESWPQLTGWRRWITVTGTTHSSFTDYGLLGGQAGLPLQPMDGDRITTITRELLAAFADRHLKGRSAPLPAYPEVLFHRP; encoded by the coding sequence ATGAAGATATTGACCGCGCTCGCCGCGTCGGTGCTGATGCTGACGGCGACCGCGACCGCCGCACAGGCCGCCCCCGGGGTCGCGCTACAGCTTCGCGAGCCCTCCGGGCCGTACTCCGTCGGGGCTCGTGATCTGTATTTGATCGATGATGACCGGGCCGACCCGTGGGTGCCGGAGCGACGCCGCGAACTGATGATCACGCTGTGGTACCCGGCGGTGGATGACCGGGGCGCGCCTGAGCCCTACGCCACCGCCGAGGAGTCGCGGCTGATCCTCGAGACGATCGGTGCGCCGGGCCTGCCGCCGGACGTGCTCGCCTCGGTCGGCACGCACGCGCGCACGAACACCGCGCCGAAGCACGGGCGCTGGCCGGTGATCGTGCTGTCGCCGGGCTTCTCGTTCCCGCGCAACTCGCTGACCGGGCTCGCGGAGGACCTGGCCAGCCGCGGGTACCTGGTGGTCGGCGTGGACCACACCTACGAGGCCGCCGCGATCACGTTCCCGGACGGGCGGATCACCACCTGTCTGGTCTGCGTCCTGCAGGGTGAGGGGACGGTGACCGGTGACCAGGTCGGGATGAGCCGGGCCGCGGACGTGTCGTTCGTGCTGGACTCGCTCGGCAAGCGCCGCGACCTGCACGCGGACTGGTCCCGGGTGGCGATGGCCGGGCACTCGATGGGCGGCAACGCGGCGGCCCGGACGATCCTCGGTGACCGGCGCGTCGACGCCGGCGTCAACATGGACGGCGGCTTCTTCCCGGCGATCGGCCGGCCGCTCGACCGCCCGTTCCTGATGCTCGGCGCGGAGGAGCGGGTTCCGGGCGCGCAGCGGAGCTGGGACGAATCCTGGCCGCAGCTGACCGGCTGGCGGCGGTGGATCACGGTCACCGGCACCACGCACAGCTCGTTCACCGACTACGGGCTGCTCGGCGGCCAGGCCGGCCTTCCGCTGCAGCCGATGGACGGCGATCGCATCACCACGATCACCAGGGAGTTGCTGGCCGCGTTCGCCGACCGGCACCTGAAGGGTCGGTCGGCGCCGCTGCCGGCCTACCCGGAGGTGCTGTTCCACCGGCCGTGA
- the gndA gene encoding NADP-dependent phosphogluconate dehydrogenase: MTELAQIGVTGLAVMGRNLARNLARHGHVVAVHNRTENRTKELIEEFGHEGAFVPAQTVSEFVSSIARPRKIILMVKAGDPTDRVIDELTPLLEPGDMIVDGGNANFAETIRREEALREKGLYFVGAGISGGEEGALHGPSIMPGGSAEAYAQIGPILEGIAARVDGRPCCTHVGPDGAGHFVKTVHNGIEYADMQLIAEAYDLLRKATNLVPDDIAEVFAGWNEGRLASYLVEITAEVLGQVDAETGRPFVDVVMDRAEQKGTGRWTVQAALDLGTPVPGIAEAVFARALSGQSELRAAARELPGPPPGAREASRALIDDIEKALYASKIVAYAQGFHQIATASAEFGWKIDMGAMARIWRGGCIIRARFLDRIWSAYNANPELPTLLTDEYFLEALADAQKAWRRVVSTATWLGIPVPGFSSALAYYDGLRAQRLPAALIQGQRDYFGAHGYRRVDRAGTYHTAWSGDRGESPS, from the coding sequence ATGACGGAGCTGGCACAGATCGGTGTCACCGGTCTGGCGGTCATGGGCCGCAACCTCGCCCGTAACCTCGCCCGGCACGGCCACGTCGTCGCGGTGCACAACCGGACGGAGAACCGCACGAAGGAGCTGATCGAGGAATTCGGGCACGAGGGCGCGTTCGTGCCGGCGCAGACCGTCTCCGAGTTCGTGTCCTCGATCGCGCGTCCCCGGAAGATCATCCTGATGGTCAAGGCCGGCGATCCGACGGACCGGGTGATCGACGAGCTGACGCCGCTCCTGGAGCCGGGCGACATGATCGTCGACGGCGGCAACGCGAACTTCGCGGAGACGATCCGGCGCGAGGAGGCGCTGCGCGAGAAGGGCCTGTACTTCGTGGGCGCGGGCATCTCCGGCGGCGAGGAGGGCGCGCTGCACGGCCCGAGCATCATGCCGGGCGGCTCGGCCGAGGCCTACGCGCAGATCGGGCCGATCCTGGAGGGCATCGCGGCGCGCGTGGACGGGCGTCCCTGCTGCACGCACGTGGGCCCGGACGGCGCCGGCCACTTCGTCAAGACCGTGCACAACGGCATCGAGTACGCGGACATGCAGCTCATCGCGGAGGCGTACGACCTGCTCCGCAAGGCCACGAACCTGGTGCCGGACGACATCGCCGAGGTCTTCGCCGGCTGGAACGAGGGCCGGCTCGCCTCCTACCTGGTGGAGATCACCGCGGAGGTGCTGGGCCAGGTCGACGCGGAGACCGGCCGCCCGTTCGTGGACGTGGTGATGGATCGCGCGGAGCAGAAGGGCACCGGCCGCTGGACCGTGCAGGCCGCGCTGGACCTGGGCACGCCGGTGCCGGGCATCGCGGAGGCGGTCTTCGCCCGCGCGCTGTCCGGCCAGTCCGAGCTGCGCGCCGCCGCCCGTGAGCTGCCCGGCCCGCCGCCCGGCGCGCGTGAGGCGTCCCGCGCGCTGATCGACGACATCGAGAAGGCGCTCTACGCGTCGAAGATCGTCGCGTACGCGCAGGGCTTCCACCAGATCGCGACCGCGTCGGCCGAGTTCGGCTGGAAGATCGACATGGGTGCGATGGCCCGGATCTGGCGCGGTGGGTGCATCATCCGGGCACGGTTCCTGGACCGGATCTGGTCGGCGTACAACGCGAACCCCGAGCTGCCGACGCTGCTCACCGACGAGTACTTCCTCGAGGCGCTGGCGGACGCGCAGAAGGCGTGGCGGCGCGTGGTCTCCACCGCGACCTGGCTCGGCATCCCGGTGCCGGGTTTCAGCTCCGCGCTCGCCTACTACGACGGGCTGCGTGCGCAGCGGCTGCCGGCCGCGCTGATCCAGGGCCAGCGCGACTACTTCGGCGCGCACGGATACCGCCGGGTCGACCGGGCCGGCACCTACCACACCGCATGGTCCGGCGACCGCGGCGAGTCGCCCAGCTGA
- a CDS encoding GlxA family transcriptional regulator: MTSVVFLLVPGVHLLDLAGPAQVFDTAGYRLHFVAEREDVRSAQGLPVRASLDWPDDAGLIVVPGWRASPTLAGTGPLSAATLDRLRAHHDAGGTVASVCAGADALGRAGLLDGRRCTTHHELQDELARRHPRAIVVRDVLYTVDGRVVTSAGIASGIDLSLHLVAVAHGPAVAARVARAMVVYARRNGDEQQKSAMLRHRAHLSDAVHRTQDLIDARFTEPLPLAALAAAAGVAERTLTRLFRDATGLTPLRYQQELRVERADHLIAHGSTVESAAHAAGFADARMLRRLRSRAT; the protein is encoded by the coding sequence TTGACCAGCGTCGTCTTCCTGCTCGTGCCCGGCGTGCACCTGCTCGACCTGGCCGGCCCGGCCCAGGTCTTCGACACGGCCGGTTACCGGCTGCACTTCGTGGCCGAGCGGGAGGACGTCCGGTCCGCGCAGGGCCTGCCGGTCCGCGCGTCGCTCGACTGGCCGGACGACGCCGGCCTGATCGTGGTGCCCGGCTGGCGGGCGTCGCCCACGCTGGCCGGCACCGGGCCGCTGTCCGCGGCCACGCTCGACCGCCTGCGCGCCCACCACGACGCCGGTGGCACCGTGGCCAGCGTCTGCGCCGGCGCGGACGCGCTCGGCCGCGCCGGCCTGCTCGACGGCCGCCGCTGCACCACGCATCACGAGCTGCAGGACGAGCTGGCCCGGCGCCATCCGCGCGCGATCGTGGTCCGCGACGTGCTCTACACGGTCGACGGCCGGGTGGTCACGTCCGCCGGGATCGCCAGCGGCATCGACCTGTCGCTGCACCTGGTCGCGGTCGCGCACGGCCCGGCGGTCGCGGCCCGGGTGGCCCGCGCGATGGTCGTCTACGCCCGCCGCAACGGCGACGAGCAGCAGAAAAGCGCCATGCTCCGGCACCGGGCCCACCTCAGCGACGCGGTGCACCGCACCCAGGACCTGATCGACGCCCGCTTCACCGAACCGCTTCCACTGGCCGCGCTCGCCGCCGCGGCCGGCGTCGCCGAACGCACGCTGACCCGCCTGTTCCGCGACGCGACCGGCCTGACCCCGCTGCGCTACCAGCAGGAGCTCCGGGTGGAACGCGCCGACCATCTGATCGCCCACGGCTCGACGGTCGAGTCGGCGGCCCACGCCGCCGGTTTCGCCGACGCCCGCATGCTGCGCCGACTCAGATCCAGAGCCACCTGA